The genomic region CCTGCATCCTGCCACACACTGAGGCATCCCCCTCCACGCTGACACACCTACAGCTGTGCCATTTCACAATTATTTTAGCATTCTCACATGGTCAAATCCGACTCTtaataaaaatagttaaaaagggaGAATGAACCGAGCCCTGAGGAACTACACAAGTAAAAACCTTCCAGCCGTGAAACTGAACTTGTAAAAGGTAGAAAACAAGAAATCAAAGTAAacttacagttctgtgcaaaactcTTCGGCTCAGTTATATATACAGTAGCTAGGGTGCcggagacttttgcacagtactgtatttgtcaacagggagtggagagtgagtttgaaaatctggcgggagcaaaggatgttgggaatggcgagggcggAGCACTGCGGAAGGTGGGAGAGGCGTGCCAGAGGTTGGTGGGCGTTGCGGATGCAGACacccccagccctgagacatcaggcaaggtcatttgatttcaaacaattggcttactgatcattacaggtcgtctctctggtgctccctatccccttccctctctcactccacaagagacacccatatcagaatccGGCTTATCACcagtcacatatgtcatgaaatttgtttttttgtggcagcagtacagtgcaacacataaaattactacagtactgtgcaagagtctcaATGCACCCTTGCTACATATAtatggctaagacttttgcacagtaacgtGTATGAGAAAAAAATGTAGCCGAGGTTAATTGGGATTGCCAGTAAAACCTTTGTTGCAAAGTGAGTGATATTGAATAATTACTctgtatttgaatttgttgaagtGTGTTAGCCATTGTGGGACTTGGAGCTAACAACCCATCGTAATTAATGCAACGAAGGGGGACCTCACACAACCTGACCAAGCCCCTCTCTGGACCCCATTAGCTGAAAGTTTAACCCAGAGAACCAAACCCTTCCCGCCTGTCTGCTGGCCTGAGACCTGGGAGGTCAGTGCTTTGTATCTGCGCAGTAACTGTTAAACAGATGCTGCAGTTGCTGCCCCCTGTAGATGCAAGTAGCCACCTGGGCCACTGCACTGTGCACTGATGCTAGATGTGTTCTTACAATTCACTGTGGAATTGGACATTCCAGGCCGTAATAAGGCCTGTCAGCTCCATGGTGAATTTTTCCTTCCAAATTCCAAATCCAGTGTCCTGTGAGTTCATATCTGGGAATTATATCGGTCTCCCTGTATTGCTTCTGAAGTGTTCCAGTAAGGGGACGAGGATCATCCCTTAacccctctctctttcacacccccttctcactctcactTCCCTCCACTCCCCCCTCAGTTTCATCActcctccccacacccctcagtttCTGCACGCCACCCTCCACCCTTCTGGGCAGCCAGGCCCCCTGAAGGGCCAAGATGGCAGTGCAGGCAACCTCTGCCCCCGGCTGTGTTTTACCGTGGTTTCTCTACCCTACAGGGGAGGTTGTGGGTGTCGTAGAGACGCCAGTGCAGGTGACCTCTGCCCCCGGCTGTGTTTTACCGTGGTTTCTCTACCCTACAGGGGAGGTTGTGGGTGTCGTAGAGACGCCAGTGCAGGTGACCTCTGCCCCCGCTGTGTTTTACCGTGGTTTCTCTACCCTACAGGGGAGGTTGTGGGTGTCGTAGAGACGCCAGTGCAGGTGACCTCTGCCCCTGCTGTGTTTTACCGTGGTTTCTCTACCCTACAGGGGAGGTTGTGGGTGTCGTAGAGACGCCAGTGCAGGTGACCTCTGCCCCCGCTGTGTTTTACCGTGGTTTCTCTACCCTACAGGGGAGGTTGTGGGTGTCGTAGAGACGCCAGTGCAGGTGACCTCTGCCCTTGGCTGTGTTTGACCAGCTGTATCTACCCTTCCCTGCAGGACTTTGTTTTCTATGCTTCTCGCCTGAGGATCAACAAGAGGATCCTGCAGCTGTGCATGGGCAACCACGAGCTGTACATGAGGCGACGGAAACCCGACACCATCGAGGTGCAGCAGATGAAGGCGCAAGCTCGGGAGGAAAAGCACAAGAAGCAGCTGGAAAGGTAGGGAGGCTGATCAGGGGTAATGGCACGTTAACCACAGGGAACGGGCTGCAGGAAAAATCCCAGCACAGAGGGTAACAGAGTCCAGCAGTTTAGTGAGTGAGGTAATGTTAGACTCAGATGGGAGACTCGACATTCCATTGGCAAGCAGTCGGGGAAATGTTTCACAGTAGATAGCCACAGTGAACCTCTCTTCCCCTCACCCAATAACCACATGCATCTGAAAACAAGTTGGGCTCAGATCGAACTCTGCAGTGTTAAGTTGGAATGAGATGATAAGAACTGCCCAGCAGGCAGAGAGTGTGTGGACAAAGAGCAGGATTCCTGCCCAGGGTAGGACTTTGACAGCTTGGTCAGTGGATGGAGTTTGAGAGGCCAGCTGTGTGAAAATATCAAAGGCCAACACAGACTCCTTTGGACTTCCCTTTGCCGAAATGACTAGCTGACGTCCTTTCACAGGTAGATGAGGGGGAGCCAGTGAGTACGGTGTACTTGGTTTTCAGAAGGACGTTGGTGTGCAGAATATGCAGGAAGGGTGGTAAAAGGAGACACAGGAGTTAATATTCTGACAGGAGAATTGGGGATGGGATGGAAAGTGGGTTGCTGTTCCTTCCTGAAACTTCCAGTTGCTCTCTTGCTTCAGGACTAACTCCGcccttgaactttgaagtaaatTTCTCTCGTCAATGTATTGGACTTGGATCTGAATTTCTTGAAGTTAGATTAATGTTTAAAATCTGCGACCTTTAAAGAAATAGAGGTGTTTTATAAAATATTTGTATTGGGACAGTAAGTGACACAGCTGGTAGAGCCATTGTCTCACTTCTCCGGAAACccaggttcaaccctgacctcaTCTGCTGTccctgtggagtttgcacgttctatCTGCAACCCTATGGGCTTTCTCTGAGTGCTGCACACAtcccaaagtacaaagtaaatttatcatgatAGCACATCCCCATGTactatgctgagattcatttccttatgtgtattcagagtaaatacaaagaaacacaatagaatcaatgagaaaccacACACAACAAATAGGGAcgggcaaccagtgtgcaaaagacaaactgcaaatacgaaaagagaaaaaaacaaaataataataataataaacaagcaataaatatcaaggacatgagttgtagagatcCTGAAAGTGATACCATaggttgtgcaatcagttcagtgttgagggagtgaagttatccacgctggttcaggagcctgatggttgaggggtaataattgttcctgaacctggtggtgtgggtcctgaggctcctgtacctccttcccaatggcagctgtgagaagagagcatggcctggatctTTAATGAAAGCATGGGGAGGTGGAGGTTGGATCAGAGTAAATACGAGAGAAGATGGAATCAATGGTGCAAAAGGTCGTTTCCATGCTGGACCTCCATGCTCGAgtaaattcacaaggatgttgccaggtctggaggacctagtAGGAAGGAAAGTTTAGCTAGGTTAGGgcttcattccttggaatgctgaagattgaggggagggttggcagtggtatacaaaattatgaggaatataggtagggtaaatgcaagttggctttttccagtgaggtggaactacaactagaggtcatgggtttagaGTGAAAGGCAAAATGTTTAAGAAGAGCCGTGAGGGgatctccttcactcagagggttgcgaGGGTATGGAATGACctcccagtgcaagtggtgcatgagctcagtttcaacatttaagagaagtttgcttaGGGACATGGATAGTAAGGGTATGGGGGGCTTTGGACCCAatgtaggtcaatgggagtaggcagttcacATGTTTCAacacagatttgatgggccgaagagccggtttctgtgctgtacgtttCTGTGGCTCTATGATAATCTGATCCCAGCTCTGTCTtcgcctgtgagtctgctggggtcgtccgttgtgtccggtgctcctgatccgacctcctctacattggaggaccgcttcgttgagcacttcCACTCCATCCAGCAAAAGTACAATTTCCAAGTGGCCAACCACTTTAAttgttcccattcctgttccgacatgtcagtccatggcctcctcttgtgccaccatccaacctgatggcattaatatcaatttctccttccggtaaaacaagatttccccattccccattcccctttcccttctattccccactgtagcctcttaccttttctcacctgcctatcacctccttccctttctcccatggttcactctcctctcctatcagattcctttctctccacctTTTACttttcctactcacctggcttcacctctcaccttctagttatcttccttcccctcatcccacctttttattccggcgccttccctcttcctttccagtcccgataaagggtctcggcccgaaacgtcaactgcttattcatttccaaagatgctgcctgacctgctgagctcctccagcactttgtgtgcgtcaAGTTGACATCAGCCTGTGCGGCCTCCGGCTACACCCCACACTGGCAACGACGCCTCGAAGCTCCGTCCCACCAGGGAAGTCTGTATCTTGCCGATGTGACGTTTATGTTGGTAACACTAACCTTGCTGTCTCATGTGCAGGGCACAGCTGGAGCAGGAGAAGCAGAAGAGAGAGATGGTGGAAAGGGAGAAGGAACAGATGGAGAGGGAAGCCCGTGACCTGATGCTGAAGTTGAAACATTACGAGGATCAGACAAAGAAAGCTGAGAAGGGTAAGTGTCTCACAGGTACATGGGGGTTGGTCGCCGAGTCCTGCCCAGTGACCACTGCCTCGGAACACCCGTAAGCCAGAGGAACTTAGTTACGGCATAGTCAGGTAGACTTTTGGATAGCAGGGGAATTGAGgggaatggggagaaggccaATCGATGGAGCAGAGTCCACAACCACGTCacccatgatcttactgaataggAGAGTCatagaaagaggccctttggcccatctaatccgtgCCAAGCCATTGAAgctgcttagtcccatcgactAGGccgtagccttccatacccctatcacctatgtacctatccaaatttctctgaaacattgaaattgagctcacatgcaccatgggcactggcagctcattccacactctcatggccctctaagtgaagacgtttcccctcatgttccccttaaacttctcacctttcacccttaacccatgacccctggttgtagtcccacccagcctgcttgcatttaccctatctatacactcATAATTATGCATTCCTCTGTCAAAGCTTCATCAATCtgctacgttccaaggaataacattccagctctgcTTCTCTTACTGATATTCTTGACGTTGAGTGGAATGGTGACAAAGCTGGAGAAGGCAACATAAAACTAGAGTAGATCCCGTCAGAAGAGTCACAGCCATAGagagaccataaggcacaggagcagaaccgggccattctgcccttcgagtctgcaccatcatggctgatccattttcctcctaacccactctcctgccttctcccagtaacctttcgtgccctgactaatcaagaacctatcaacctctgccttaaatgaaccCGGtaaactggcctccacagccgcctgtagcaacaaattccacagattgagcacttactggctaaagaaattcctccttttctctgttctaaatggacgtccctcaattctgaggctgtaccctgtggtcctagagtcccccaccaaaggaaacatcctgttcatgtccactctatccaggcctttcaacagctaataggtttcaatgagatcttgcctcattcttctaaactccagcaagtgcaggccTGGAGCCTTCAATGGCTGCTGATATGAGAGGGGGTTGATGTCGACAGGCAGCAGACCTGGCATGACCTGGCGGTGGTCAATGGGCATTAGAACTGTCGGGTTTGTGGGGCTCAGATTGGAACTCAGCCAGGATGGTAATGAGGGGCTGGGTGATAGTTGAGCCTCTGCCCACCAATGGTTCTTTGTCTGGGATCCTAGACCTCGCCGATCAGATGCAGAGAGCTACCCAGCTGGAGGACGAGAGGAGGAGAGCCCAGGCGGAGGCCGAGCGGCTGGAGTTCGAACGCCTGGAGGCCCTGCGTGCCAAGGAGGAGCTGCAGAGGCAAGCAGAGGACCAGATGAAGAACCAAGAGCAGCTGGTGAATACTGGGACCAGTGGGGGTGTGGCTGCCAGACATTGGGAGCAATGGAGGGGGGAGCTCCCAGACATGGGGACCAGTGGGGGTGTGGCTGCCAGACATTGGGAGCAATGGAGGGGGGAGCTCCCAGACATGGGGACCAGTGGAGGGGGGAGCTCCCAGACATGGGAACCAGTGGGGGTGTGGCTGCCAGGCAATGGGAGCAATGGAGGGGGGAGCTCCCAGACATGGGGACCAGTGGGGGTGTGGCTGCCAGACATGGGGCCCAGTGGAGGGGGGAGCTGCCAGACATGGGGCCTAGTGGAGGGGGGAGCTCCCAGACATGGGGACCAGTGGGGGTGTGGCTGCCAGACATGGGGACCAGTGGAGGGGGGAACTCCCAGACATGGGGACCAGCGGAGGGGGAAGCTCCCAGACATGGGGACCAGTGGAGGGGGGAGGTCCCAGACATGGGGACCAGTGGAGGGGGGAGCTCCCAGACATGGGGACCAGTGGAGGGGGGAGGTCCCAGACATGGGGACCAGTGGAGGGGGGAGGTCCCAGACATGGGGACCAGTGGAGGGGGGAGGTCCCAGACATGGGGACCAGTGGAGGGGGGAGCTCCCAGACATGGGGACCAGTGGAGGGGGGAGCTCCCAGACATGGGGACCAGTGGGGGTGTGGCTGCCAGACAATGGGAGCAATGGAGGGGGGAGGTCCCAGACATGGGGACCAGTGGGGGTGTGGCTGCCAGACATGGGGACCAGTGGAAGGGGGAGCTCCCAGACATTGGCTCACCCTCCTCGTATACTGACTCTCCCTCCTTTCCCACCCCGTACACTGGCTCTCCAACCGTTCCTTATATACTGACACCCTCCCTTCACCCTCCTTTCCTTCCCTGCACACCAACTTGCTCTCCTCATACACTGGCtcaccctcccttccctcccaatACACTGCCCTCCTTTCCCACCTCACACACTGACTCACCTACCCCGTACAATGGTTCTCCCACAACCTCAACCCCACCACTCCCCACACACTggctcaccctccccccacaccctccacccctcacatccctcaccctccccatccTATCATACATGAAGCCTGACATCGGCAGAAGATCAGAGGTCCCAGGTCTGAGGGGCAAAGACCCCAGTGTCCACAGTGACCATCTCATCCACCCTCCAGTGGGGAGGGAGCCTTAAACTGAATGATCAGTTATCCAACGAAATCTTTCTGTGTGAAgccaagagactgcaggtgctaaCTATCTGAAACGTGAACAGAAAGTGCTGAAatctctcagcaggtcagacggtGACTCTGGAGAGAGAAATGGGCCCAGGACACTTTGCCAGAGCTCTCTGCTGATGCTTTCAGTTGTCAGATACCACCCAGTGCCTGTCGCTGAGCCAGTTATGGTGGTTCTGTTGAATTCAGATGAGGGGGCAGTGCCCGCCAGGGCGGAGGTTGTGTGGTTTCTGTGCCCCTCAGCTGAGAGGCATTGTGCAGTGGGCAGCTCTCACTGAGTTTGCTGTTTGTTCCAGGCCGCAGAGCTGTCTGAATTTACAGCGAAGATCGAGGAGCTGGAGGATGCCAGGAGGATGAAAGAGGAGGAAGCCTTTGAATGGCAGCATCGGGTGAGAACATCTCCTGTGGCAATTTTGTTAACGTGGGCACACCCCCGAAGGGTTCGTGCGCCCTCACGCATGAGGCACACCCCCGTGAGCATGCGCACACCCTGGAGAGGTTGGGCTGGGGCAGGGACAGGGACGGGGACACAGAGTGAGACTGTCTCACTCAGGCACACCCTGGAGAGGTTGGGCTGGGACGGGGACACAGAGCGAGACTGTCTCACTCGGGCACCTTCTGCATTTGGACGTTGAGAGGCTGTGCACTGACTGCATCTCCACCACAGGCACAGGTTGTTCAAGAGGACCTGGAGAAGACCAAGGAGGAGCTGCACATGGTGATGTCTAACCcgccacctcccccaccccctcccgtcTACGAGGTCCCGGAGGAGCCGGAGCAGAATGATGTTGAGGAGAACCACTCCTTGGACAGTGCTGAGCTGGTCTCAGAGGGCATCCTCGACCACAGGATCGAGGAGCAACGCATGACCGAAGTGGAGAAGAACGAGCGGGTGCAGCAGCAGCTGATGGTGAGGGCCGAGGGTTACGAGCAAAGCCGGGACTGGACGGGTGAAGGGCAAGGCTGGGGCTGGATGGGTGAGGGGTGACGGGTGAGGCCGCGACTGGTTGGGTGAGCGGTGAAGAGAAGGCCAGGACTGGACgggtgaggggtgatgggtgaggcCGGGACTGGACGGTTCAGTGGTGAAGGGCAAGGCCGCGACTGGACGGGTGAGGGGTGAAGGGCAAGGCCGGGGCTGGACGGGTGAGGCCGGGACTGGATGGGTGAGGGGTGAAGGGCAAGACCGGGACTGGACGGGTGAGGGATGAAGGGCAAGGCTGGGACTGGATGGGTGAGGGGTGAAGGGCAAGGCCGGGACTGGACGGGTGAGGGGTGAAGGGCAAGACTGGGGCTGGATGGGTGAGGGGTGAAGGGCAAGGCTGGGGCTGGATGGGTGAGGGGTGATGGGCAAGACTGGGGCTGCACGGGTGAGGGGTGACGGGTGAGGCCGGGACGTGAGGGGTGATGGGCAAGACTGGGGCTGCACGGGTGAGGGGTGACGGGTGAGGCCGGGACGTGAGGGGTGATGGGCAAGACTGGGGCTGCACGGGTGAGGGGTGACGGGTGAGGCCGGCACGTGAGGGGTGAAGAGCAAGGCCAGGGCTGGACGGGTGAGGGATGAAGGGCAATGCTGGGGCTGGATGGGTGGGGGGTGATGGGCAAGGCCGGGACTGGACGGGTCAGTGGTGAAGGGCAAGGCTGGGGCTGGAGTGGTGAGGGGTGACGGGCAAGGCTGGAGCTGGATGGGCGAGGGGTGAAGGGCAAGGCTGGGGCTGGACGGGTGACGGGTGAGGCTGGGACGTGAGGGATGAAGGGTAAGGCTGGGGCTGGACGGGTGAGTGGTGAAGAGCAAGACCGGGGCTGGATGGGTGAGGGGTGAAGGGCAAGACCGGGGCTGGATGGGTGAGGGGTGAAGGGCAAGACCGGGGCTGGACGGGTGAGGGGTGACGGGTGAGGCCGGGACTGGACGGGTGAGGGGTGAAGGGCAAGGCCGGAGCTGGATAGGTGAGGGGTGACGTGTGAGGCTGGGTCTGGATGGGTGATGGGCAAGGCTGGGACTGGTCGGGTAGCGGTGAGGGGCGAGGCTGGGGCTGGGTGTGTGGGAGAGACGGGCAAGGCCGGGGCTGGAGGGGTGATGGGTAAGGCTGGGGTGTTGCCAGGGGAAGGGTTCAGGGGTGCGAGCTGTGTACTGGGTACGGAGAATGTGTAGGTGGAAGGGTGAAACAGGGGCTGATCCTGGTTTTGTTACTGGGTACGGAGAATGTGTAGGTGGAAGGGTGAAACGCGGGCTGATCCTGGTTTTGTTACTGGGTACGGAGAATGTGTAGGTGGAAGGGTGAAACGCGGGCTGATCCTGGTTTTGTTACTGGGTACGGAGAATGTGTAGGTGGAAGGGTGAAACGCGGGCTGATCCTGGTTTTGTTACTGGGTACGGAGAATGTGTAGGTGGAAGGGTGAAACGCGGGCTGATCCTGGTTTTGTTACTGGGTACGGAGAATGTGTAGGTGGAAGGGTGAAACGCGGGCTGATCCTGGTTTTGTTACTGGGTACGGAGAATGTGTAGGTGGAAGGGTGAAACGCGGGCTGATCCTGGTTTTGTTACTGGGTACGGAGAATGTGTAGGTGGAAGGGTGAAACGCGGGCTGATCCTGGTTTTGTTACTGGGTACGGAGAATGTGTAGGTGGAAGGGTGAAACGCGGGCTGATCCTGGTTTTGTTACTGGGTACGGAGAATGTGTAGGTGGAAGGGTGAAACGCGGGCTGATCCTGGTTTTGTTACTGGGTACGGAGAATGTGTAGGTGGAAGGGTGAAACGCGGGCTGATCCTGGTTTTGTTACTGGGTACGGAGAATGTGTAGGTGGAAGGGTGAAACGCGGGCTGATCCTGGTTTTGTTACTGGGTACGGAGAATGTGTAGGTGGAAGGGTGAAACGCGGGCTGATCCTGGTTTTGTTACTGGGTACGGAGAATGTGTAGGTGGAAGGGTGAAACGCGGGCTGATCCTGGTTTTGTTACTGGGTACGGAGAATGTGTAGGTGGAAGGGTGAAACGCGGGCTGATCCTGGTTTTGTTACTGGGTACGGAGAATGTGTAGGTGGAAGGGTGAAACGCGGGCTGATCCTTGATGCTGGCAGCTGAGGGAATGCAGACATGGAAGAGGGGCAGTGATAGGTGTGGAGGGGCAGGGCTGACAATAGAGGAGACTGTTCTCTTTGGGCTGCTCAGGTATTAACAGTTTGGGCAAAAGGTGATGAGGATTACTGGTACACAGAAGTGATTGTGATCTGGGCCAGTGTGTGTCGATCTGAGGCCACTGAAGCACAGCTTTATTATGTACAGTTTGTGGGATGATGGAGAagctgggtggggggaggggggattagcACAGTCGATCTTCAGTGAGCCAGTATACATGCGTAGGGCTGAAGGGCAGTCTCGTGTAGCATTAACAATTCAGGGCAGTCTGGTGTTCTGAAGGATGTAGGTGGTCTTGAAAGAACGGGTGGCGGATGTGGTTGAGagagtcttgaggctggatgaTGGTGTTCAGTAGACAGAACCATCAGCTGGATCATCAGCAGGAAATCACTGAGGTGTAAGTAGAGTGATAGTTTTGTCCAAGTTTCGTTTGCCTTCGGTGAGTTGGTTGATCCAAGTTGTATGTTTTCTCTCCTTTCCGCATCCCGCCACACCAACGCCCAGTTGTTGAGCACTGAGCTAGCCCAGTCCAGGGATGAAAGCAAGAAAACCTCCAATGATATCATCCACTTGGAAAATGTGCGGAAAGGACAAGACAAGTACAAGACCCTGCGCCAGATCCGGAGGGGAAACACCAAGCAGAGGGTGGATGAGTTTGAATCGATGTAAGGCTTCTTGGACTGCGGTCCATGGGCCTTCCCGTGGACCGGGAAACAAACATTGGAAGTACCTTTCTCTGAGCACCTCACTTAGATCCTAGAATAGTGGCTGGGCCCACAGCCaacatgtctttttttttgtctaAATTTTATATGGAAGTGTCCAAATTTTTGAGAATTTCTTTTGATCCTCTGCATTCTTGAGCAGTGAACCAGATTGTTAGTTGTGTAATTGTTCAATAACTTTTCCAGAACTTGAAGAAAAGTCGCCTTTATTCTGATATAACTTGCCATGGCGTATAAGTGATTATTCGGTGCCAAAAGTAGATTACAGAAAGTGTTCCTTTGGGAAAGGAGGGGAGCTTAGTCTGCAGTTTTAGGCCATCTATGGAGGATATCAGACTTGTGCCACAAGTCATAGTCACCCATGTAAAAACATTCTGTACAGTGGCTTGTCACTAATGATATATTTGATGTCTCAATATTACCGAGCACCTGCAAACGCAGTGGGCCCCACACATGGTCAATGCACTACTGAAACATTTAAGACGCTCTTCTTTCCTCATTACATCCAGTTATGAATTGCCATCGGTTGAATATAATATCAGAACTCAGCAATGGTTGCTTCGGACAGTTCGGTTTAAAAATTATGGGGAATGGatcatattttatatatttttgctATTACAAGATTTGCACTTCAATATTTAGGATGTCAGGAAGTTATTACCTTCATAATAATGGCTAGCTCTGAGTGGTACTATGCATAATCTGACTATTTTATAGAACACAATTTACTTGTAAAGTTTTTTTTACTCCAGATCAAACAAATAGTGAAACGTATTTGTAAAAAGAAATCCTGTCGCAAGAGCAAATTGTTGTATTCTATTTAACCTAATCAACTGAGAAGACTTCTGCTGCGACCTGTGCATGCCTGACTTTAGATGTCGTAAACGCTGAGGTGTGGGTTTGTAATCTGAACACTGTCATCCCTAGCTGAGCAGTACAGACCTGTCACACTCCTTCACAATAGTGGCCAGCTTGGCTTCTCTAATcttctactttgtactttgtacttGCAAGTCTTGTACTGATATGGTCTTTCAAGTATTAAATTGCATCTAATAAAAAGATGTTGGCAAGAATTTTGGTCTTCTGTCTATTTCCCCACTTCAGCTTGCAGTTAGATAGGtagatcagattatgaggacactcggtCCTCACTTactgttatttagtaatgcatgcattaagaaatgatacaatgttcctccattatgatatcacagaaacacaggacagaccaaaactaaaactgacaaaaaccacataattataacatatagttacaacagtgcaaagcaataccgtaatttgataaagagcagaccatgggcacggtaaaaaaaaagtctcaaagttccaataaccccatcatctcacacagacagtagaagggagaaactctccctgccatgaacctccagcgctgcaaacttgccgatgcagcaccctggaagcacccaaccacagcggactctgagtctgtctgaaaacttcgagcctccgaccagccctatgacaccgagcaccgagcaccatctctgccgagcgcttcgaccctgccctggctgccgagcaacaagcaaa from Mobula birostris isolate sMobBir1 chromosome 8, sMobBir1.hap1, whole genome shotgun sequence harbors:
- the LOC140201588 gene encoding ezrin-like isoform X2, whose translation is MINVRVTTMDAELEFAIQPNTTGKQLFDQVVKTVGLREVWYFGLQYTDNKGYLNWLKLEKKVSQQDLKKESPVQFKFRIKFFPEDVSEELIQEITQKLFFLQVKENILSDEVYCPPETAVLLASYAVQAKFGDFNLESHKASYLTSDRLLPQRVMEQHKLTREQWEERIQIWHEEHRGMLKEDAMVEYLKIAQDLEMYGVNYFEIKNKKGTDLWLGVDALGLNIYEQNDRLTPKIGFPWSEIRNISFNDKKFVIKPIDKKAPDFVFYASRLRINKRILQLCMGNHELYMRRRKPDTIEVQQMKAQAREEKHKKQLERAQLEQEKQKREMVEREKEQMEREARDLMLKLKHYEDQTKKAEKDLADQMQRATQLEDERRRAQAEAERLEFERLEALRAKEELQRQAEDQMKNQEQLAAELSEFTAKIEELEDARRMKEEEAFEWQHRAQVVQEDLEKTKEELHMVMSNPPPPPPPPVYEVPEEPEQNDVEENHSLDSAELVSEGILDHRIEEQRMTEVEKNERVQQQLMLLSTELAQSRDESKKTSNDIIHLENVRKGQDKYKTLRQIRRGNTKQRVDEFESM
- the LOC140201588 gene encoding ezrin-like isoform X3 — encoded protein: MDAELEFAIQPNTTGKQLFDQVVKTVGLREVWYFGLQYTDNKGYLNWLKLEKKVSQQDLKKESPVQFKFRIKFFPEDVSEELIQEITQKLFFLQVKENILSDEVYCPPETAVLLASYAVQAKFGDFNLESHKASYLTSDRLLPQRVMEQHKLTREQWEERIQIWHEEHRGMLKEDAMVEYLKIAQDLEMYGVNYFEIKNKKGTDLWLGVDALGLNIYEQNDRLTPKIGFPWSEIRNISFNDKKFVIKPIDKKAPDFVFYASRLRINKRILQLCMGNHELYMRRRKPDTIEVQQMKAQAREEKHKKQLERAQLEQEKQKREMVEREKEQMEREARDLMLKLKHYEDQTKKAEKDLADQMQRATQLEDERRRAQAEAERLEFERLEALRAKEELQRQAEDQMKNQEQLAAELSEFTAKIEELEDARRMKEEEAFEWQHRAQVVQEDLEKTKEELHMVMSNPPPPPPPPVYEVPEEPEQNDVEENHSLDSAELVSEGILDHRIEEQRMTEVEKNERVQQQLMLLSTELAQSRDESKKTSNDIIHLENVRKGQDKYKTLRQIRRGNTKQRVDEFESM
- the LOC140201588 gene encoding ezrin-like isoform X1, which produces MPKPINVRVTTMDAELEFAIQPNTTGKQLFDQVVKTVGLREVWYFGLQYTDNKGYLNWLKLEKKVSQQDLKKESPVQFKFRIKFFPEDVSEELIQEITQKLFFLQVKENILSDEVYCPPETAVLLASYAVQAKFGDFNLESHKASYLTSDRLLPQRVMEQHKLTREQWEERIQIWHEEHRGMLKEDAMVEYLKIAQDLEMYGVNYFEIKNKKGTDLWLGVDALGLNIYEQNDRLTPKIGFPWSEIRNISFNDKKFVIKPIDKKAPDFVFYASRLRINKRILQLCMGNHELYMRRRKPDTIEVQQMKAQAREEKHKKQLERAQLEQEKQKREMVEREKEQMEREARDLMLKLKHYEDQTKKAEKDLADQMQRATQLEDERRRAQAEAERLEFERLEALRAKEELQRQAEDQMKNQEQLAAELSEFTAKIEELEDARRMKEEEAFEWQHRAQVVQEDLEKTKEELHMVMSNPPPPPPPPVYEVPEEPEQNDVEENHSLDSAELVSEGILDHRIEEQRMTEVEKNERVQQQLMLLSTELAQSRDESKKTSNDIIHLENVRKGQDKYKTLRQIRRGNTKQRVDEFESM